A genomic segment from Aegilops tauschii subsp. strangulata cultivar AL8/78 chromosome 1, Aet v6.0, whole genome shotgun sequence encodes:
- the LOC109787169 gene encoding fructose-1,6-bisphosphatase, cytosolic isoform X3, whose protein sequence is MDHAAEAQRTDLMTITRHALNEQGRHPESRGDFTILLSHIVLGCKFVASAVNKAGLAKLIGLAKLIGLAGETNVQGEEQKKLDVLSNEVFVKALVSSGRTCVLVSEENEAAIFVDAPLRGKYCVCFDPLDGSSNIDYGVSIGTIFGIYMIKDKDNATLEDVLQPGTDMIAAGYCMYGSSCTLVLSTGNGVNGFTLDPSRGEFILTHPNIKIPNKGKIYSVNEGNARNWDAPTAKYAERCKFPQDGSSPKSLRYIGSMVADVHRTLLYGGIFLYPADKKSPSGKVKTWQEMTL, encoded by the exons ATGGACCACGCGGCGGAGGCGCAGCGGACGGACCTGATGACGATCACGCGGCACGCGCTGAACGAGCAGGGCCGGCACCCGGAGTCCCGGGGCGACTTCACCATCCTCCTCTCCCACATCGTCCTCGGCTGCAAGTTCGTCGCCTCCGCCGTCAACAAGGCCGGCCTCGCCAAGCTCATCGGCCTCGCCAAGCTCATCGGCCTCGCCGGGGAGACCAACGTCCAG GGCGAGGAGCAGAAGAAGCTGGACGTGCTCTCCAACGAGGTCTTTGTCAAGGCGCTTGTCAGCAGCGGCCGCACT TGTGTCCTCGTGTCTGAAGAGAACGAGGCGGCCATCTTCGTCGACGCGCCCCTCCGCGGAAAGTACTGCGTGTGCTTCGATCCCTTGGACGGCTCCTCCAACATCGACTACGGCGTCTCCATCGGGACG ATCTTCGGGATCTACATGATCAAAGACAAGGACAACGCGACCCTGGAGGACGTGCTGCAACCCGGGACCGACATGATCGCCGCTGGCTACTGCATGTACGGGAGCTCATGCACG CTTGTCCTAAGCACTGGAAACGGTGTAAATGGCTTCACCCTTGATCCTTCCCGCGGGGAGTTCATACTTACCCATCCCAACATAAAG ATACCAAACAAAGGGAAGATCTACTCGGTCAATGAAGGGAACGCCAGAAACTGGGACGCGCCCACTGCAAA GTACGCAGAGAGATGCAAGTTTCCCCAAGACGGCTCATCGCCAAAATCCCTGAGATATATCGGAAG CATGGTTGCGGATGTTCATCGTACCCTGCTCTACGGAGGCATATTTCTGTACCCCGCCGACAAGAAGAGCCCCAGCGGAAAG
- the LOC109787168 gene encoding histone H3.2, with translation MARTKQTARKSTGGKAPRKQLATKAARKSAPATGGVKKPHRFRPGTVALREIRKYQKSTELLIRKLPFQRLVREIAQDFKTDLRFQSSAVSALQEAAEAYLVGLFEDTNLCAIHAKRVTIMPKDIQLARRIRGERA, from the coding sequence ATGGCCCGCACGAAGCAGACGGCGAGGAAGTCCACCGGCGGCAAGGCGCCGCGGAAGCAGCTGGCGACCAAGGCGGCGCGCAAGTCCGCGCCGGCCACCGGCGGCGTGAAGAAGCCCCACCGCTTCCGCCCCGGCACCGTCGCGCTCCGCGAGATCCGCAAGTACCAGAAGAGCACGGAGCTGCTGATCCGCAAGCTCCCCTTCCAGCGCCTGGTGCGGGAGATCGCGCAGGACTTCAAGACCGACCTCCGCTTCCAGAGCTCCGCCGTCTCCGCGCTGCAGGAGGCGGCCGAGGCCTACCTCGTCGGGCTCTTTGAGGACACCAACCTCTGCGCCATCCACGCCAAGCGCGTCACCATCATGCCCAAGGACATCCAGCTCGCCCGCCGCATCCGTGGCGAGAGGGCCTAG